TTGTCTTTACACAAGATTTGTCTCCACGGTGTTTAGGTTCACATATGTTCATATTTCCCTGCTTTACCATGTGTTTCTTTACAGGACAAAAAGCCAAGATGGATATGGTAGGGAAGGCTATGTTCTCTCAGCAAGTCAGCAAGTTGAAAGAAGACTTTGGCTTCAAGGATGAAGAGGAAAGAGAAGAGAGTAACTATGACCCGGTGAAGGCAGCCGAGGAAGAAGCCAAGGAAGCAGAGCTGAGGTAATAGATGGGATTCAgaacattcttctttttttttttttgttcttcaggGGCTATAGGAAGAGCAAATATTGACAATGTGACTATTTTCCATTTCATTATGACACTTTCCACTATATGATGTGTCTGTACTAGCTTTTTTGCCCATATAACACATATGGATCTATAGCTGTTCATTTACTTtagaagtggaaatttttgcggtgttgaaattttcacacattttgcgcaaccagaaactagcacaaaaataaaagcacgcaagtATTTTTGCTGCCtctatgttccagtagttgatgtcttcattctgcagaattaaaaacatgcgaaactcttttTGCccagccaagcgcgaaaaattagtcgcacgaaaatatccacttataCAGTACTCTAACCCTTGATGTGTCCAGGCATGTACCCTGTCTTGGATACTGGTAACTCTTTCATCAACATCACTAggccatccaaacttgacctcaTTGTTAAAATAGTATTGAAGTCAATCAAAGCGGAGCAGTAATGTGTCTCAAACCAACATAAAGGTCATAGTCGAATAACAGGGATTAGGGAGATTagataatctctattcattgacaatatTGTGTTTAGACATCTGTGCTGATCTGCAAAGAAAGCActccaggggggtgtttcatcaacgttagtcagaacttgtcagcgctgacaatttcagcaaaatccttggttttgattccATTcaatgctctggtcactgactgttactatggtgattgtcagcgctgacaagttgtcagcgctgactaacgttgatgaaacacccccctgtaTGCTTGCAAATCAATTGAGCAAGGCACAGTAAGAGTTAAAATGTACCAGTACCCTGGAAACTAGATTTATGGACAGATAGAATGCACAAAAGACTGCCATAATTCACCTGTGATAGCCcctgaaaatgaataaatcagaTCCTATCTTTataacaatttggcacttgtgcTCGGCCCGTTTAAGTTCTGCTCTGTAAGTGCCAATACTGATGTGTGCGCATTCTAGCTGTGCGTGTATGTTTTTACAAATATATCAAGATTCCATGTCGATCAGTATCAATCGAAGTGcttacatgcatgcatattgCTATCGTTCAAGATTGACTAGTCTATTTCaagtggtttttgttttgtatactctttaaaatttacatttaaattccaatttatagataaaaatcagagaaacaaaaattataatattttgcaGAGGGCATGTCTCAAGTATATGCTACAAAATAGCAAACATAACATTCGGGGTATTGGtacattgaggacagactgattttgttacaacatgcatttccagtAGAcggagtatactcaggactcgtcctcaacgagttaaatCAAGTCTTGCATCTTCCTCTCATTTTAGAGCCAAGAGGAAAGAAGAGCACAGCAAGAGACAGGCGGAGAGAGCAGCCAACCGTAACAAGATCCGGGAAAAGTACGGCCTCAAGGAGAACAAGCGGGACCAGAATTTGATCAACCAGAAGGAAAAGGCGTCACTCCCCCCACAGAACAGCTCGGGTTCACTACCAAAGAGGTCACCCTCTGAGGAGAAGAAGGACGAGAAATGTAGCGTCATGTGAGCACACCTCATGCAAACTGCTTGACTAGACCACCAGGTGGACTCTTGAAAAGCGGATGGTAAATTTTGTCCACCGTGAGCATGATGAGGGATCATTGTCCACGTTCCAATAAGGTGCCTTATTCTGGAGAATGATTCATTACAAGCTTCCAACATGATCAAAAGTGCCTTGAGCTTCCTTGATGTGCtgctgtaatattttttttttttaatgttttgttcaATGCTATCATGGAATAATTCACGAAACAGGTGGACTAAAGGCAGatggttactgtaaaagtggaaattttcgcggtgttgaaattttcgcgtatttcgcacaaccagaaactactGCGAATGTAAAAGCATGCGAACATTTTTGCtagccatatgttcctgtgcgtgatgtcttgattccgcggaattaaagacatgcgaaatTCTTcatacccggccaagcgcgaaaaattagtcacgcaaaaatatccacttttacagtatacaaatgtCCACCCTGAACATAATGAGGGATCACATTCTAATAAGGTGCCTTATTCTTGAAAGTGATTTCTTCCAAGCGTCCAATGTGATCATCAGTGATTTGAGCTGCCTTGATTTGCTACTgtgattttttaattttttatttttttcaaatgtgttGCCCAATGCTATCCTGGAATAATCCATGAAATgagaatgatatcaaaatatcctCATTCAATTGAGGTACACTGCAAATCATTCCATACAGGGTATAATGCTTATAGTAACCATACATGTTTGTGATCAAGTACTTATAGTCTCTTAAGCTGTCTAAATGCTCTGAATTCTATCCCATTTAGAATAAAGAGCAGACTGCAAgaaattttgttcaaaatatgaGAAATAATAGTGCTTGCAAATTGTATGCAATACAGTGGAACATTTGAGGAAGTCAGTGTATGCAAATCTATGTAGCCCTAGCTTGTAGTAATTTACTGCAGTAACTTCTATCTCATATGCCATTTTTTGTTATCAATATTTTATGCATAATAGAGTGAATCATTTCAAGATGATATCTCATTCATTCTGTGcacattttaaatcaaaaaatgaaaatggcaaACATTTTGGTAACGCTCACTTCCCTTCTGACAGGGCTTTTATACACATTGCCAAGAACTGCTTATGCACCAGAATTAGCTGTTTTTAAATGATGTCATGACACACTTCAGTGCAAACTATGTCTCTGATGTTAAAGGGTTGGAGCATGGGGAGACCATGTAATATAGGAAGATTAGCCCAACTGAATCAATCTTTATGTCCTTGCCACCATTTTACGTTTGAATACCACAGCTGGCACAGGCCTGCTGGAATAGACTTGCCCATCAGTGAATGAATATGTGCACCAAAGCATTCACTCCTCATTGAAGAAAAaactccagatgattttcagacttgaaaacCTACAAATTGGTTATACTGCATACAGAGttacagaatttatagtgattgggataagtAATAAGAagaaattcataacaaatcacattGAACAAAGATGACGACATAGCAGCCTCACCATAGGAATGCAGGATTGGGCGCTcatggaagcagaacaaaagaagaaagcatgcatgtaTTCTGCCCAGCTGATGCTGTTAAGcatgtggtattgtaatggaattacactgcttcATTACTggaatacaattgtatgtgaggctcctatagATATCATCGTCATTgttcagtttgatttgattttttttttcagatctgctcaaggaccacaataaagtCCACAAATGGCAATTCATGGTCATATTGATATATATGTACTAGACctatatgatgtgaaattataaaaattgttgggaattcccctttaaccctaaaaagactggggggggggggctttttgggcccccctcgacatttttcgcGATAAATCTGGAACGTAAAAATCTTGCGCCACGacgttttatgacttttttcttgtgcaacttttgagaccaaattcgcAACGCCCGGGTACGcagttctgaagttacgcaatattttataagtgcatgtcagacctgaaattgctcaaaaacgtgatttcatgtacaaatccaatgcaaattctgtttctgaccaaaattcataaatgtatcattatcTTCACTTTTACTGATCAAAATCAATTGATATCATGTTCTTTATGATTGAAATAGTGTCGCCAATGATTTCCAtcgaaaaaaaacaataaaaaacaaaaagtcgaaaacaatgaaatgcataagaaattttaaaaacaataaaatacataagaaaaaatttgataccgctgtttttttttttatgtacattcAATAAGAATCCTACACAGAGTACCTAAACCAAAAATTAGCAGTTTTGGACTTTTAATTACAGATTTACAGccattttttaaattcatgcataaattagcataatttatttatttaaaataaatttgaatatttgtgaaataattaccTATTCAGTTTTGTAGATTACCTAGTGGGTGACGCGCGTGCCAATTTTCCTTGTGATCATGCGGTCAACGGCcaagatcttggggggggggccccaatgagcccccccccccccccccagtcctaCGAGGtatcaaaatagcccagtctttttagggttaaatatCCACCTTCAGTTAAGACTCTTCAGCTGTGTTGGTGCTGCTTATGTTTATACCAGCTACTGACATAGCAGTGCATAATGTTTTATGGGGATTTCTGAATACATCTAtcctttcactttcatttttgggcCCATATCATGTTTTCAAAACGAACAAGTTCGAGCGCAGTGCTAGAATATGTCCCAGATCAAAAATTAATTGATAATGCAGGAACAACACGTTACTGGTGAATCTAGTAACAGGGAAAAGCCGTGACAAAACCTTGTTAAatcaggtttctcattatatgagggtacaaaacaaagaaatatattaagAATGGGGACCTGCAAAGTCACCatgtaacatgtacatgtatatgagagTTGTGTTGTATCTGACCTTGTTATGATGACGTACCATTCCACTCTACCAGGTTGTCTATGATCCATCAAGTGCAGTTATTTCAACTGAACCGATGcttgttggtatcttcctgTACAATCACTACATACTGTACGTATTTCCAGTCACAAAGCAGTCCACAATCTTTGCCTTTCTCAAACACCTAGTATTGTCACTTCTGTGTATTGCTTTGTGAATATGACAAGTGTTCTCATATTTGTGTAGTGTGAatagttatgtgtgtgtgtgtgtgtgttctttgaGAACAAatattcttgttttttattgatCAAATATAGAttgtttaaccctaatcaggctgggcttttttggctatgctatatctggggggggggggggggggggggggcggattccgcccccccttcagatctcgcctatggaacgcgcgattgcgccgaaaatcggcacacgcgacgcccgcgacgtattctatcaaaatgtatggttgctttctgcgaaaaaatttttcttatattttatattaattaattattgtaatttatgcatgaaatcagttttgggctctaaatcacttattaatgctccaattaagctaatttcatttttaaaatgtttcttgtatcattcttctgagacttgggataaaaaaaaatctgtatcgaaataaatttcttatgtattttattgttttttgaatttcttatgtatttctttgttttttgaccttttgtttttgtttgttttttggccaaaatttgtcacagacatttttcgaagcattattatgctaaaataaattaatttcggccattctaagtgaagatatgaatttttatgtgaattaattgaaaaaacacaatttgcattggatttgtacacaaaatcacgttttggagcaattttggggttgacaaatttttttcaaacgggcgtcgcgtcaaaacggCACGCGCGGGCGCAACGatttgggtctcaaaagttgcgcgatacttgaaagaaaaaagtcatgaaacatcgcggcgggagcttatcgcgttgcgaagatattgcgcgaaacgtcgaggggggggcggattccgcccccccccccagcctgattagggttaaaaaaaaaaatcattatgaattgatatgaaatgaaaagtagTCTTCCATCATCATATTGTTATTAGTAGTAAATCAGTGTCTAAG
The DNA window shown above is from Diadema setosum chromosome 14, eeDiaSeto1, whole genome shotgun sequence and carries:
- the LOC140238113 gene encoding uncharacterized protein, which produces MDMVGKAMFSQQVSKLKEDFGFKDEEEREESNYDPVKAAEEEAKEAELRAKRKEEHSKRQAERAANRNKIREKYGLKENKRDQNLINQKEKASLPPQNSSGSLPKRSPSEEKKDEKCSVM